Proteins encoded together in one Telopea speciosissima isolate NSW1024214 ecotype Mountain lineage chromosome 6, Tspe_v1, whole genome shotgun sequence window:
- the LOC122663868 gene encoding ATG8-interacting protein 1-like isoform X1: MADNEKGEETYSRGNEWEVVSLTASTYAAAPGPEGFESNDDKGHEFVEDEHETSRAMFMSGHFVFPPSEQDNSEIDNETKDVPIASNKVLGLEMEVGDKSDKKNDENWDMKGLTVPEELPGMQYFDEKGNRLSDGNTEFEEGVGLQGLNLVDDDSSIYSAAKFSSFHAEANDSGSNVYDEHNVVDEPCDLSQQSLNSTSDLSKSTSDNKKDEYNGRDLPCEAWWKRGAASLYAHAKEANAFWSIFVAAALMGLVIIGQRWQDQQLKSQFSIKDEKMNRMLGPISRLKDVIVGGHRRGSTIRGSTEH; the protein is encoded by the exons ATGGCAGATAATGAAAAGGGGGAGGAAACTTATTCCCGTGGAAATGAATGGGAAGTTGTGTCACTCACGGCCTCAACGTATGCTGCTGCTCCTGGTCCAGAAGGATTTGAATCTAATGATGATAAGGGCCATGAGTTTGTTGAGGATGAACACGAAACCTCTCGTGCAATGTTCATGTCTGGTCACTTTGTGTTCCCACCAAGTGAGCAAGATAACAGTGAGATTGATAATGAAACAAAGGATGTGCCTATTGCTTCAAACAAGGTGCTCGGATTGGAGATGGAGGTAGGGGACAAATCTGACaagaaaaatgatgaaaattgGGATATGAAAGGATTGACCGTGCCTGAGGAGTTGCCTGGAATGCAGTACTTTGATGAAAAAGGTAATAGGTTGTCTGATGGTAATACAGAGTTTGAAGAAGGCGTAGGTTTGCAAGGGCTTAAtctggttgatgatgatagtaGTATATATAGTGCTGCTAAATTCAGTTCTTTTCATGCTGAAGCAAATGATAGTGGATCAAATGTGTATGATGAGCACAATGTCGTTGACGAACCCTGTGATCTTTCTCAGCAAAGCTTAAATTCTACGTCAGATTTGTCAAAGTCAACAAGTGACAACAAAAAGGATGAGTATAATGGGCGTGACCTTCCTtgtgaagcctggtggaagagAGGGGCTGCTTCTTTGTACGCTCATGCAAAGGAGGCAAATGCATTTTGGTCTATCTTTGTCGCTGCAGCCTTGATGGGCCTGGTAATTATTGGGCAGCGGTGGCAGGATCAACAACTTAAGTCGCAATTCAGCATCAAGGACGAG AAGATGAACCGGATGCTGGGTCCAATTTCTCGGTTAAAAGATGTGATTGTGGGTGGCCACCGCCGAGGTTCTACTATCAGAGGCAGTACTGAGCATTAA
- the LOC122663867 gene encoding BAHD acyltransferase DCR-like isoform X1, with the protein MAIENGKKVEVAEKDKMVKVMKKDMVRPSKDLGRRECPLVTFDLPYVTFYYNQKLLLYKGQNSNFDYWEEMVGKMKEALGEILVDFYPLAGRLEMDEEGVLRVVCDADNVGVEVVEAVADDVGIAELGEDESSLLLQEIVPYTGVLNLEGFRRPLLAVQLTKVRDGLAIGCAFNHAILDGHSTWHFMNSWAEICRGSSSISILPFHDRSKARNTRVKLDLPSDPSQLDADVIKSKEEATSPLMREKIFRLSGSVIDKIKSDLNSSLSNGSKSFSTFQSLGVHIWRAVTRARHLNVEDYTVFTVFADCRKRLEPPMPESYFGNLIQAIFTVTATGALLENSPAFGASMVQKMIEMHDSKTIEGRNKEWEASPKLFQWKDAGINCVAVGSSPRFQVYDIDFGWGKPETVRSGRNNKFDGMVYLYQGKGGGRSIDVEISLEAQAMENLEKDKEFLME; encoded by the exons ATGGCAATTGAGAatgggaagaaggtggaagttGCAGAGAAAGATAAGATGGTGAAGGTGATGAAAAAGGATATGGTTCGTCCAAGTAAAGATTTGGGTAGACGAGAATGTCCTCTGGTTACATTCGATCTTCCTTATGTGACCTTCTATTACAACCAGAAATTGTTGCTGTACAAGGGTCAGAATAGTAATTTTGATTATTGGGAAGAGATGGTTGGAAAGATGAAGGAAGCTCTTGGTGAAATACTTGTAGATTTTTATCCATTGGCGGGTAGATTGGAGATGGATGAGGAAGGTGTGTTGAGGGTTGTCTGTGATGCCGACAATGTTGGTGTTGAGGTGGTGGAGGCGGTGGCTGATGATGTCGGCATTGCCGAGCTCGGAGAAGATGAGTCTTCCTTGTTGTTGCAGGAGATCGTTCCTTACACCGGAGTTCTTAATTTGGAAGGTTTCCGCCGCCCATTGTTAGCTGTTCAG CTCACCAAAGTGAGAGACGGACTAGCAATCGGGTGCGCATTCAACCACGCTATCCTAGACGGTCACTCCACGTGGCACTTCATGAACTCCTGGGCGGAGATCTGCCGTGGATCCAGTTCAATCTCGATCCTACCTTTCCACGACCGTTCTAAAGCCAGAAACACACGTGTGAAGCTCGACCTTCCATCGGACCCATCCCAACTGGATGCTGACGTCATCAAATCAAAGGAGGAAGCCACGTCACCCCTAATGAGAGAGAAGATATTCCGACTCTCCGGCTCCGTCATTGACAAGATCAAATCTGATCTCAACTCTTCTTTATCAAACGGTTCCAAGTCATTCTCAACTTTCCAATCGCTTGGGGTCCACATATGGAGAGCCGTCACTCGTGCACGCCACCTCAACGTGGAAGACTACACGGTCTTCACCGTCTTCGCCGACTGCAGGAAGAGGTTGGAACCACCTATGCCGGAAAGCTACTTCGGTAACCTAATTCAGGCGATTTTCACCGTGACGGCCACCGGAGCGTTGCTAGAGAACTCGCCAGCTTTTGGGGCGTCGATGGTGCAGAAAATGATAGAGATGCACGATTCGAAGACGATCGAGGGTCGGAACAAAGAGTGGGAAGCGTCACCGAAGCTGTTCCAGTGGAAAGATGCGGGAATCAATTGTGTGGCGGTGGGGAGCTCGCCGAGGTTTCAGGTTTACGATATCGATTTTGGGTGGGGGAAGCCGGAGACGGTGAGGAGTGGGAGGAACAATAAGTTTGATGGAATGGTTTACCTTTACCAGGGAAAGGGTGGGGGAAGGAGTATTGATGTAGAGATCAGCTTGGAAGCTCAGGCTATGGAGAATTTGGAGAAAGATAAGGAGTTTCTAATGGAGTAG
- the LOC122663868 gene encoding ATG8-interacting protein 1-like isoform X2, whose protein sequence is MADNEKGEETYSRGNEWEVVSLTASTYAAAPGPEGFESNDDKGHEFVEDEHETSRAMFMSGHFVFPPSEQDNSEIDNETKDVPIASNKVLGLEMEVGDKSDKKNDENWDMKGLTVPEELPGMQYFDEKGNRLSDGNTEFEEGVGLQGLNLVDDDSSIYSAAKFSSFHAEANDSGSNVYDEHNVVDEPCDLSQQSLNSTSDLSKSTSDNKKDEYNGRDLPCEAWWKRGAASLYAHAKEANAFWSIFVAAALMGLVIIGQRWQDQQLKSQFSIKDEMNRMLGPISRLKDVIVGGHRRGSTIRGSTEH, encoded by the exons ATGGCAGATAATGAAAAGGGGGAGGAAACTTATTCCCGTGGAAATGAATGGGAAGTTGTGTCACTCACGGCCTCAACGTATGCTGCTGCTCCTGGTCCAGAAGGATTTGAATCTAATGATGATAAGGGCCATGAGTTTGTTGAGGATGAACACGAAACCTCTCGTGCAATGTTCATGTCTGGTCACTTTGTGTTCCCACCAAGTGAGCAAGATAACAGTGAGATTGATAATGAAACAAAGGATGTGCCTATTGCTTCAAACAAGGTGCTCGGATTGGAGATGGAGGTAGGGGACAAATCTGACaagaaaaatgatgaaaattgGGATATGAAAGGATTGACCGTGCCTGAGGAGTTGCCTGGAATGCAGTACTTTGATGAAAAAGGTAATAGGTTGTCTGATGGTAATACAGAGTTTGAAGAAGGCGTAGGTTTGCAAGGGCTTAAtctggttgatgatgatagtaGTATATATAGTGCTGCTAAATTCAGTTCTTTTCATGCTGAAGCAAATGATAGTGGATCAAATGTGTATGATGAGCACAATGTCGTTGACGAACCCTGTGATCTTTCTCAGCAAAGCTTAAATTCTACGTCAGATTTGTCAAAGTCAACAAGTGACAACAAAAAGGATGAGTATAATGGGCGTGACCTTCCTtgtgaagcctggtggaagagAGGGGCTGCTTCTTTGTACGCTCATGCAAAGGAGGCAAATGCATTTTGGTCTATCTTTGTCGCTGCAGCCTTGATGGGCCTGGTAATTATTGGGCAGCGGTGGCAGGATCAACAACTTAAGTCGCAATTCAGCATCAAGGACGAG ATGAACCGGATGCTGGGTCCAATTTCTCGGTTAAAAGATGTGATTGTGGGTGGCCACCGCCGAGGTTCTACTATCAGAGGCAGTACTGAGCATTAA
- the LOC122663867 gene encoding BAHD acyltransferase DCR-like isoform X2, with the protein MAIENGKKVEVAEKDKMVKVMKKDMVRPSKDLGRRECPLVTFDLPYVTFYYNQKLLLYKGQNSNFDYWEEMVGKMKEALGEILVDFYPLAGRLEMDEEGVLRVVCDADNVGVEVVEAVADDVGIAELGEDESSLLLQEIVPYTGVLNLEGFRRPLLAVQLTKVRDGLAIGCAFNHAILDGHSTWHFMNSWAEICRGSSSISILPFHDRSKARNTRVKLDLPSDPSQLATSPLMREKIFRLSGSVIDKIKSDLNSSLSNGSKSFSTFQSLGVHIWRAVTRARHLNVEDYTVFTVFADCRKRLEPPMPESYFGNLIQAIFTVTATGALLENSPAFGASMVQKMIEMHDSKTIEGRNKEWEASPKLFQWKDAGINCVAVGSSPRFQVYDIDFGWGKPETVRSGRNNKFDGMVYLYQGKGGGRSIDVEISLEAQAMENLEKDKEFLME; encoded by the exons ATGGCAATTGAGAatgggaagaaggtggaagttGCAGAGAAAGATAAGATGGTGAAGGTGATGAAAAAGGATATGGTTCGTCCAAGTAAAGATTTGGGTAGACGAGAATGTCCTCTGGTTACATTCGATCTTCCTTATGTGACCTTCTATTACAACCAGAAATTGTTGCTGTACAAGGGTCAGAATAGTAATTTTGATTATTGGGAAGAGATGGTTGGAAAGATGAAGGAAGCTCTTGGTGAAATACTTGTAGATTTTTATCCATTGGCGGGTAGATTGGAGATGGATGAGGAAGGTGTGTTGAGGGTTGTCTGTGATGCCGACAATGTTGGTGTTGAGGTGGTGGAGGCGGTGGCTGATGATGTCGGCATTGCCGAGCTCGGAGAAGATGAGTCTTCCTTGTTGTTGCAGGAGATCGTTCCTTACACCGGAGTTCTTAATTTGGAAGGTTTCCGCCGCCCATTGTTAGCTGTTCAG CTCACCAAAGTGAGAGACGGACTAGCAATCGGGTGCGCATTCAACCACGCTATCCTAGACGGTCACTCCACGTGGCACTTCATGAACTCCTGGGCGGAGATCTGCCGTGGATCCAGTTCAATCTCGATCCTACCTTTCCACGACCGTTCTAAAGCCAGAAACACACGTGTGAAGCTCGACCTTCCATCGGACCCATCCCAACT AGCCACGTCACCCCTAATGAGAGAGAAGATATTCCGACTCTCCGGCTCCGTCATTGACAAGATCAAATCTGATCTCAACTCTTCTTTATCAAACGGTTCCAAGTCATTCTCAACTTTCCAATCGCTTGGGGTCCACATATGGAGAGCCGTCACTCGTGCACGCCACCTCAACGTGGAAGACTACACGGTCTTCACCGTCTTCGCCGACTGCAGGAAGAGGTTGGAACCACCTATGCCGGAAAGCTACTTCGGTAACCTAATTCAGGCGATTTTCACCGTGACGGCCACCGGAGCGTTGCTAGAGAACTCGCCAGCTTTTGGGGCGTCGATGGTGCAGAAAATGATAGAGATGCACGATTCGAAGACGATCGAGGGTCGGAACAAAGAGTGGGAAGCGTCACCGAAGCTGTTCCAGTGGAAAGATGCGGGAATCAATTGTGTGGCGGTGGGGAGCTCGCCGAGGTTTCAGGTTTACGATATCGATTTTGGGTGGGGGAAGCCGGAGACGGTGAGGAGTGGGAGGAACAATAAGTTTGATGGAATGGTTTACCTTTACCAGGGAAAGGGTGGGGGAAGGAGTATTGATGTAGAGATCAGCTTGGAAGCTCAGGCTATGGAGAATTTGGAGAAAGATAAGGAGTTTCTAATGGAGTAG
- the LOC122663872 gene encoding uncharacterized protein LOC122663872, which yields MRKQTSPSSALPLVHLLLLLTLLFVAKDGGIVRVAEGGKRRVSIPDELEDVIDDEEDDAWRQWGQKSSPSQDSEFDPPPDFSKMDPSQIQAEMMKQQSGPSFGFVKLRLGVRRSPDVVSEIAMKWTKVLKTGSIEVKFMTVDTSTIMFTMQRGKDTTELKEFVLDQPEAYEIKIGDNVFRRPGDPPLEEVLEKLHTEKSKAYDYSSTESAEQLKSDEL from the exons atGAGGAAGCAGACCAGCCCTTCCTCCGCTTTACCTCTGGTTCATCTTCTCCTGCTTCTCACTCTGTTGTTTGTAGCTAAGGATGGTGGCATTGTTAGAGTTGCAGAGGGAGGGAAGAGAAGGGTTTCTATCCCAGACGAGCTGGAAGACGTGATCGATGATGAAGAGGACGATGCTTGGAGGCAATGGGGCCAAAAATCCAGCCCATCGCAAGATTCCGAATTCGATCCTCCTCCGGATTTCAGTAAGATGGATCCATCACAGATTCAGGCCGAAATGATGAAGCAGCAGTCTGGCCCCTCTTTTGGTTTCGTCAAGCTTCGATTAGGTGTTCGACGTTCGCCG GATGTGGTCTCGGAGATTGCTATGAAATGGACCAAGGTTCTCAAGACCGGATCAATTGAGGTCAAGTTCATGACTGTTGATACCAGTACCATAATGTTCACAATGCAAAGAGGGAAGGACACAACAGAG TTGAAAGAATTTGTACTGGATCAACCGGAGGCATATGAGATAAAGATAGGTGATAATGTCTTCCGGAGACCTGGAGATCCTCCTCTAGAGGAAGTTCTCGAGAAGCTCCACACTGAGAAGAGTAAAGCCTATGATTATAGTTCTACAGAGTCAGCAGAGCAACTGAAATCGGACGAGCTATAG